A portion of the Oxynema aestuarii AP17 genome contains these proteins:
- a CDS encoding DUF3122 domain-containing protein, with product MWCRIRRILSVLLLVGSVLLAIAWGLGYLGTPPAAAAIRQTEEAPGQMLYQSRHSLRDRAGHSWQVVLFKRVKSGAVDEVTLRLVGFPGLSAIAHPQPLEIELPGGKGKLEAKDLFAEKAPAENVGQYGIGEVLDQLPANGSLLLSVPIASGEILTLPVPPSVVLEWKTIASH from the coding sequence ATGTGGTGTCGTATTCGACGAATTTTGTCCGTGTTGTTACTCGTCGGCAGCGTCTTGCTGGCGATCGCTTGGGGATTGGGTTATCTGGGGACGCCTCCGGCGGCGGCAGCAATCCGGCAAACTGAGGAAGCGCCGGGTCAGATGCTCTATCAATCCCGGCATAGTTTGCGCGATCGCGCGGGCCACTCGTGGCAAGTGGTTCTGTTCAAACGGGTGAAAAGCGGCGCCGTGGACGAAGTGACCTTACGACTGGTGGGATTTCCCGGTTTGTCGGCGATCGCCCATCCGCAACCCCTAGAAATCGAACTACCGGGAGGTAAGGGCAAATTGGAAGCTAAAGATTTGTTTGCCGAAAAGGCTCCCGCCGAAAATGTGGGTCAATATGGAATCGGGGAAGTTTTAGACCAATTGCCCGCCAACGGGTCGCTCTTACTCTCCGTGCCGATCGCCAGTGGTGAAATCCTCACCTTGCCCGTTCCCCCCTCCGTCGTCTTAGAATGGAAGACCATTGCGAGTCATTAA
- a CDS encoding Photosystem Q(B) protein 1: MNTTVQQRPQLDLSRSWDSFCEWVTSTENRIYIGWFGVLMIPTLLAAAICFIVAFIAAPPVDMEGVREPIVGSILGGNNLITAAVIPTSAAIGLHFYPIWEAANISEWLYNGGPYQLIVLHFLIGVWCYLGRLWELSYRLGMRPWIAIAFSGPAAAATAIFLVYPLGQGSFSEAMPLGISGTFHFMLAFQADHNILMHPFHMLGVAGIFGGALFSALHGSLVTSTLVRETTYWESTNSGYKFGQEESTYNLLAGHYGFLGRLTVPGLVFTNSRSLHFLLAALPTIGIWFATLGIGVMSFNVNGWNFNHSILDSSGRVIYTDADLLNRADLGIQSMHAPNTHHFPLIL, encoded by the coding sequence ATGAACACTACCGTTCAACAAAGACCCCAACTCGACCTTAGCCGAAGCTGGGATAGCTTCTGCGAATGGGTCACCAGTACAGAAAATCGAATTTACATCGGTTGGTTTGGCGTGCTAATGATCCCAACCTTACTCGCCGCCGCCATTTGCTTTATCGTTGCCTTTATTGCCGCGCCCCCCGTGGATATGGAAGGCGTGCGCGAACCCATTGTCGGTTCGATTTTAGGCGGCAACAATTTAATCACCGCCGCCGTAATTCCGACCTCCGCCGCGATCGGCCTGCACTTTTACCCGATTTGGGAAGCCGCCAATATTAGTGAATGGCTTTATAACGGCGGACCGTACCAACTAATCGTCCTACACTTCCTAATTGGCGTTTGGTGCTACCTCGGACGGCTGTGGGAACTGAGCTATCGCCTGGGAATGCGTCCTTGGATCGCGATCGCCTTTTCCGGCCCCGCCGCCGCCGCCACCGCGATCTTCCTGGTCTATCCCCTCGGTCAAGGCAGCTTCTCCGAAGCCATGCCCCTCGGGATTTCCGGAACCTTCCACTTCATGCTCGCCTTCCAAGCGGATCACAACATCTTGATGCATCCGTTCCACATGCTCGGCGTTGCCGGGATCTTCGGCGGAGCCTTATTTAGCGCCTTACACGGCTCCTTAGTGACCTCCACCCTCGTCCGAGAAACCACCTATTGGGAATCCACCAATAGCGGCTACAAATTCGGTCAAGAAGAAAGCACCTACAACCTGCTCGCCGGACACTACGGTTTCCTCGGTCGTTTGACCGTTCCCGGTTTAGTCTTCACCAACAGTCGCTCCCTGCACTTCCTCCTCGCCGCCTTACCGACGATTGGGATTTGGTTTGCGACCCTCGGCATCGGCGTGATGTCGTTCAACGTCAACGGCTGGAATTTCAACCATTCAATTCTCGACAGTAGCGGTCGCGTGATTTACACCGATGCGGACTTACTCAATCGCGCCGATCTCGGTATTCAGTCAATGCACGCACCGAACACCCATCACTTCCCGCTTATTTTGTAA
- a CDS encoding IS607 family transposase produces the protein MVAKKSSNGLSTSGTIIITEEGKKKTERMACIYARVSSAENKDHLERQAERLKDYAIARGYQIYKVVKEIGSGLNDNRPKLAKVLTDSHYDILIVEHKDRLARLGTNYLEIRLKERGKTVEIVNHSEDRQDELMEDLIAIITSFCSRLYG, from the coding sequence ATGGTGGCAAAAAAGTCATCTAACGGGCTATCAACTTCGGGAACAATTATCATTACCGAAGAAGGGAAGAAGAAAACCGAGAGAATGGCCTGTATTTATGCCAGAGTCTCTAGTGCAGAAAATAAAGATCACCTTGAGCGACAAGCGGAACGGTTAAAAGATTATGCTATTGCCAGAGGCTATCAAATTTATAAAGTCGTCAAAGAAATTGGCAGTGGTTTAAATGATAATCGTCCAAAATTGGCTAAGGTTTTAACCGATTCCCATTACGATATATTGATAGTGGAGCATAAAGACCGTTTGGCGAGGTTGGGGACAAATTACCTTGAGATCCGGTTAAAAGAGAGGGGAAAAACCGTTGAGATTGTCAATCATAGCGAGGATCGACAAGATGAATTGATGGAAGATTTAATTGCTATCATTACTTCATTCTGTTCTCGTCTTTATGGATGA